The following are from one region of the Nostoc cf. commune SO-36 genome:
- the tyrA gene encoding bifunctional chorismate mutase/prephenate dehydrogenase yields the protein MILDQLKKTDESLIALLSDRISLLAASEQPSLDEQLADVAPLLAQAGIPESVWAGVVNSCHASLIPKSATNHIAPRQITIIGGRGRMGKLFKEQLSLVGHNVNVLEHEDWEYADKLLSHTELVLVSVPIEHTVDVIKRVAKYVAPITALCDITSIKTQPTQAMLEHHCGPVMGLHPMFGPNIKSFLGQKVIICPGRNDDSFQWFLDFLKSKGAELVACTPEEHDQMMVIVQATQHFCRFSLGVFLTQARIDIEQSLTMSTPNYRQEIDIVKRLFSQNPHLCVDIMLATEERCQTISFLADTYSRLARLVAKKDRDALIQEFENAQSFFEEKISSFIQPLNAAAKTAIQRDFKPQMHTNISI from the coding sequence ATGATATTAGATCAGCTTAAAAAAACAGACGAAAGCTTGATTGCCTTACTGAGCGATCGCATATCATTATTAGCAGCATCAGAACAACCTTCTTTAGATGAACAACTGGCTGATGTGGCTCCCCTACTTGCTCAAGCTGGTATTCCTGAGTCTGTTTGGGCAGGTGTAGTAAATAGTTGCCATGCTAGTCTGATTCCTAAATCTGCAACAAATCACATCGCTCCCCGACAAATTACGATCATCGGTGGACGCGGCAGGATGGGAAAATTATTTAAAGAGCAGCTTTCGCTAGTAGGTCACAATGTTAATGTTCTCGAACATGAAGATTGGGAATACGCAGATAAACTGTTGAGTCACACAGAATTAGTATTAGTAAGCGTTCCTATCGAACATACGGTTGATGTTATCAAGCGTGTAGCAAAATATGTCGCCCCAATTACAGCTTTATGTGACATCACAAGTATTAAAACACAGCCAACTCAGGCGATGCTCGAACACCATTGCGGCCCAGTCATGGGTTTACATCCAATGTTTGGGCCAAATATCAAATCGTTTTTAGGACAAAAAGTGATAATTTGTCCAGGTAGAAACGATGATTCATTTCAATGGTTTTTAGATTTTCTTAAAAGTAAAGGTGCTGAGTTAGTCGCTTGCACGCCTGAAGAACACGATCAGATGATGGTGATTGTTCAAGCAACGCAACATTTTTGTAGATTTAGCCTTGGTGTTTTCTTGACACAAGCAAGAATCGATATAGAACAGAGTTTAACAATGTCAACTCCTAATTACCGCCAAGAAATTGACATTGTTAAACGTTTGTTTTCTCAAAATCCTCATTTATGTGTGGATATTATGCTAGCTACAGAAGAAAGGTGTCAGACAATTAGCTTTTTAGCTGATACTTATAGCCGATTGGCGAGACTGGTAGCGAAAAAAGATAGAGACGCATTAATTCAAGAGTTTGAAAACGCTCAAAGCTTCTTTGAAGAGAAAATTAGCAGTTTTATACAGCCTTTAAATGCAGCTGCTAAAACAGCTATCCAACGAGATTTTAAACCACAGATGCACACAAATATTAGCATTTGA